The following are encoded in a window of Methanocaldococcus sp. genomic DNA:
- a CDS encoding ribonuclease P protein component 4: protein MKKKKFLEKKLKKIAYERVDTLMKLAEEEAKKGRWDRVKRYVYLARRIAMKMRLKFPKKWKRRICKKCGTFLLYGRNARVRVKSKRYPHVVITCLECGAIYRIPMIREKKKKRRKKLEKKLKAKNKVVE from the coding sequence AAAAAGATAGCCTATGAAAGAGTTGATACTTTAATGAAATTAGCAGAAGAAGAGGCTAAAAAAGGTAGATGGGATAGAGTCAAAAGATATGTATATTTAGCAAGAAGAATAGCTATGAAAATGAGATTAAAATTTCCAAAGAAATGGAAAAGAAGAATATGCAAAAAATGTGGAACTTTTTTGTTGTATGGAAGGAATGCAAGAGTTAGAGTTAAAAGTAAAAGGTATCCTCATGTAGTTATAACTTGCTTAGAATGTGGAGCAATATATAGAATTCCTATGATAAGAGAAAAGAAAAAAAAAAGAAGAAAAAAATTAGAGAAAAAATTGAAAGCAAAAAATAAAGTGGTGGAGTAA